The Salvia miltiorrhiza cultivar Shanhuang (shh) chromosome 1, IMPLAD_Smil_shh, whole genome shotgun sequence genome has a window encoding:
- the LOC131006598 gene encoding uncharacterized protein LOC131006598, whose product MASTSYQWPSKRIQLKKLAAASNSDPIAAMVTQQAAMATQQTAMATQLAELTTKLGELNVGRLEQAVIDPSGMVDVNYVNDRNYENFQRGQPGMYSRGQQYQQGQQQFQPGARPHPNLSYGNPNNALQPPPGFSVSSGGVINEPKKGLLEDMMQQVLTEVSSMKTTVNTRMTNLESQVGHIGNNFSALSKQVHILETQVGQMANQAAAQHKSGQFPSNTTVNSKGQCNSIFDGTLSPKDRRMSKENDQPSEEPYKAPIPLREYIPKVPFPRRLMKREVLEEQCAVQPSKKVDVKEIKLEVSHCKNEKKIANPEETEHRRIVDELERLLEESDRRAQPQTLSQLQDPKEKEEKVVVHTKKMGDEDEKIPQAKAVCTELPMKLLSKKKDPGSFTIECEIGGELFPEALCDLGASVNVMPISVFKRLGIGDLKPTSMEIQMADRSRVKPRGKLEDIFVKVDKLVFPTDFLVLDIPEDANPLLILGRSFLATGRAMIDVPNGSVVFHAADAHESSVSVRVRQSVTPSAFDVH is encoded by the coding sequence atggcttctacgagctaccaatggccatctaagcgaatacaattgaagaagctTGCAGCTGCGTCCAAttctgatcctattgcagcaatggttactcaacaagcagcgatggctacacagcagacagcgatggctacacagctggcagagttgactacgaaacttggtgagttgaatgttggacgtcttgagcaagctgtgatagacccgtcaGGCATGGTAGATGTCAATTATGTTAATGACAGAAACTATgagaatttccagcgaggacagccaggaatgtatagcagaggtcagcaatatcaacagggtcagcagcagttccagccaggagcacgcccgcatcctaatctttcttacggcaatccgaacaatgctttgcagcctccacctgggttttctgtgtctagtggaggagttatcaatgagccgaagaagggattgcttgaggatatgatgcagcaggttTTAACAGAGGTGTCTagtatgaagacaactgttaatacaaggatgaccaatttggagtctcaagtgggtcatattggaaataatttttcagcactgtccaagcaagtgcacatattggagactcaagttggtcagatggccaaccaagcagctgcgcagcacaagtcgggccaattcccgagcaacactactgtcaattCAAAGGGCCAATGCAATtctattttcgatggcactctgtctccaaaagatAGGAGAATGAGCAAGGAGAACGATCAACCaagtgaggaaccatacaaggctcctattccacttagggaatacatcccaaaggttccattcccccgtaggctgatgaagagggaggtgcttgaagagcaatgtgctgtgcagccgagcaaaaaggtggatgtcaaggaaatcaagctggaggtCTCCCATTgtaagaatgagaaaaaaattgctaatcccgaggagacagagcatagacgtatagtggatgagctagagagactacttgaagaatcagaccgacgtgcacagcctcaaactctctcacaattgcaggatcccaaggagaaagaagaaaaggtagttgttcacaccaagaagatgggtgatgaggatgagaaaatcccgcaggcgaaagctgtgtgcactgagctgccaatgaagctactttcgaagaagaaagatccgggtagcttcaccattgagtgcgagattggaggagagctatttcccgaggctctttgcgatttaggggctagtgtcaatgtgatgcccatctctgttttcaagcggttgggaattggagatctcaagccgacctcgatggagattcaaatggcggatagatcaagagtgaagccgagaggaaagcttgaagacatctttgtgaaggttgacaagctggtattccctacggatttcttggtcctcgatattcctgaagatgcaaatccgctgttgattcttggtcgatcattcttagctacggggagggctatgatagatgtgcccaatggaagcgtcgtctttcacgcagctgatgcgcatgagtcctctgtctctgttcgtgttaggcaGTCTGTCACGCCCtctgcgtttgatgttcattga